One region of Herpetosiphonaceae bacterium genomic DNA includes:
- a CDS encoding nucleotidyltransferase family protein, translating to MTESSDHRADITAEAQRIIAVANEQGVTLRLLGGLAIRLHAPSATHRTLARSYPDIDLATPRREGQAAETLLSGLGYTPDKSFNLLNGASRLLFYDPAYERQVDVFVGSFEMCHRIPITERLQLEPLTLPLAELLLTKLQIVQINEKDLRDLLALLLDHPLGAIDHETINVAHISGLCGNDWGLWKTVTINLDKLRSFTSSYELPGPARQTIQERIDELRRSLDTAPKSLKWKTRAAIGERMRWYDLPEEVQLRSP from the coding sequence ATGACTGAATCCAGCGACCATCGGGCTGATATTACCGCCGAAGCCCAGCGGATTATCGCGGTTGCGAACGAGCAGGGCGTGACGCTCCGGCTGCTGGGCGGTCTTGCGATCCGGCTGCACGCGCCAAGCGCGACGCATCGCACACTCGCCCGCTCCTACCCGGATATCGATCTGGCAACGCCGCGCCGCGAGGGCCAGGCCGCCGAGACGCTGCTGAGCGGGCTGGGCTACACGCCCGATAAATCGTTTAACCTGCTCAACGGCGCATCGCGGCTGCTCTTTTACGATCCCGCCTACGAGCGCCAGGTCGATGTCTTCGTCGGCAGCTTTGAGATGTGCCATCGCATCCCGATCACCGAGCGGCTCCAGCTTGAGCCGCTGACGCTGCCGCTGGCCGAGCTGCTGCTGACGAAGCTTCAGATCGTCCAGATCAACGAGAAGGATCTGCGCGACCTGCTTGCGCTGCTGCTCGATCATCCGCTGGGCGCGATAGACCATGAAACGATCAACGTGGCGCACATCAGCGGGCTGTGCGGCAATGACTGGGGCCTGTGGAAAACCGTCACGATTAACCTGGACAAGCTGCGATCCTTCACCAGCAGCTATGAACTGCCTGGTCCAGCCAGGCAGACGATCCAGGAGCGCATCGACGAGCTGCGCCGGAGCCTGGATACCGCGCCCAAATCGCTGAAATGGAAGACGCGCGCGGCGATCGGTGAGCGGATGCGCTGGTATGATCTGCCCGAAGAGGTGCAGCTCCGCAGCCCGTAG